From a single Arthrobacter sp. SLBN-112 genomic region:
- a CDS encoding cytochrome c oxidase assembly protein: protein MVSSAAKPRSTAPQSDPGKGAAVRDAGSRGIPVPWQLAGLAALFLGLAAALIFSGAAAARSVADPGALVRWGLPVSKAVHNVSLATVVGGLIFAVGILPRALNARGRDREAAVNGAPEHPAFTRVLAVAAVAGAVWTLSAIAVLVLTYADVAGQGLSGDQAFTQALVYFMTDIETGRAWLAVIIIAAVVTTALFGVRSLGGLALTLVLALIGLVPTALIGHSSSSSDHEGAINSLGLHLVGVSTWVGGIIILALLSGILTGTKAGAATDITEPTLRRFSTLAGFAFVLVFASGIINASIRVTSWSDLFGSAYGQLILAKSAAAVVLGGIGFMHRQWVIPQLGRKGSTLSSRRVLWQLVLAELLIMGATSGIAVALGRSAPPQPTEPAPNASAAFILSGYDLPPELTPERWLTEWRLDWLWVAVALFGLVTYFLGVAKVRRRGDSWQWFRSVNWVIGLVVLTYITSGPPSVYGRVLFSAHMVDHMALTMVAPIFLVLGAPVTLALRALPARGDGSRGTREWLLVFVHSKFSQLVTHPLFAAANFAGSIVLFYYSDLFGFAMREHVGHELMNLHFLLTGYIFVLSMIGTDPLPLRAPYPMRLLLLLATMGFHAFFGVSIMGGTGLLAADYFGNLGRAWGPSALVDQQTGGAVAWGIGEVPTLLVAIGVAIMWSRSDQRETKRVDRAADRNNDADLTAYNDMFAKLAERDAKLAERNKLEGR, encoded by the coding sequence ATGGTGTCTTCTGCCGCAAAACCCCGTTCCACCGCGCCCCAGTCCGATCCTGGCAAGGGAGCTGCGGTCCGGGACGCCGGAAGCCGGGGGATCCCGGTGCCTTGGCAGCTGGCCGGCCTGGCAGCACTCTTCCTGGGCCTCGCAGCAGCACTGATCTTTTCCGGCGCTGCAGCGGCCCGCAGTGTTGCCGACCCCGGTGCCCTGGTGCGTTGGGGCCTGCCTGTCAGCAAGGCCGTCCATAACGTCTCCCTGGCGACGGTCGTCGGTGGCCTGATCTTCGCCGTCGGGATTCTCCCCAGAGCCCTCAACGCCCGCGGCCGCGACCGGGAAGCGGCAGTCAACGGTGCACCCGAACATCCCGCCTTTACCCGCGTCCTGGCTGTGGCCGCCGTCGCCGGTGCTGTGTGGACCTTGTCCGCCATCGCAGTCCTGGTGCTCACCTATGCCGACGTTGCGGGGCAGGGTTTGTCCGGCGACCAGGCGTTCACCCAGGCCCTGGTGTATTTCATGACGGATATTGAAACCGGCCGGGCTTGGCTTGCCGTCATCATCATCGCCGCGGTGGTGACCACAGCGCTGTTCGGCGTCAGGTCACTGGGCGGCCTGGCGCTGACCCTCGTCCTGGCCCTCATTGGCCTGGTCCCCACCGCCTTGATCGGCCACTCGTCCAGCTCTTCCGACCACGAGGGCGCCATCAACTCACTCGGCCTGCACCTGGTGGGCGTGAGCACCTGGGTGGGCGGCATCATCATCCTGGCCCTGCTGTCCGGGATCCTCACCGGGACCAAGGCCGGGGCAGCCACGGACATCACCGAACCCACGCTCCGGCGGTTCTCCACCCTGGCCGGGTTCGCGTTCGTGCTGGTCTTCGCCTCGGGCATCATCAACGCCAGTATCCGGGTCACCAGCTGGTCTGATCTTTTCGGCTCCGCCTACGGCCAGCTGATCCTGGCCAAGAGCGCAGCCGCGGTAGTGCTGGGCGGCATTGGCTTCATGCACCGGCAGTGGGTCATCCCGCAGCTGGGCCGCAAGGGCTCCACCCTGTCCTCGCGGCGCGTCCTCTGGCAGCTGGTGCTGGCTGAGCTGTTGATCATGGGCGCCACCTCCGGCATCGCCGTGGCCCTGGGCCGCTCCGCTCCACCGCAGCCCACCGAACCGGCGCCCAATGCCTCGGCCGCCTTCATCCTCAGCGGCTACGACCTGCCGCCGGAACTGACGCCCGAACGCTGGTTGACGGAATGGCGCCTGGACTGGCTCTGGGTGGCAGTGGCCCTCTTTGGCCTGGTGACTTATTTCCTGGGTGTGGCCAAGGTCCGCCGCCGCGGCGACTCTTGGCAGTGGTTCCGGTCCGTGAACTGGGTCATCGGCCTGGTGGTCCTGACCTACATCACGTCCGGGCCGCCGTCGGTCTATGGCCGCGTCCTGTTCTCCGCGCACATGGTGGACCACATGGCCCTGACCATGGTGGCCCCGATCTTCCTGGTGCTGGGCGCCCCGGTGACCCTTGCCCTGCGCGCGCTGCCCGCGCGCGGCGATGGCTCACGCGGCACGCGGGAATGGCTCCTGGTGTTCGTGCACTCGAAGTTCTCGCAGCTGGTCACCCACCCGCTGTTCGCGGCCGCGAACTTTGCCGGCTCGATCGTGCTGTTCTACTACTCGGACCTGTTCGGCTTCGCCATGCGCGAGCATGTGGGCCACGAACTGATGAACCTGCACTTCCTGCTCACCGGATACATCTTCGTGCTGAGCATGATCGGCACCGACCCCCTGCCGCTCCGTGCGCCGTACCCCATGCGGCTGCTCCTGCTGCTGGCCACCATGGGCTTCCACGCTTTCTTCGGCGTCTCCATCATGGGCGGCACTGGGCTGCTGGCCGCGGATTACTTTGGCAACCTTGGCCGCGCCTGGGGACCGTCAGCCCTCGTTGACCAGCAGACCGGCGGCGCGGTGGCCTGGGGCATCGGCGAGGTGCCAACGCTGCTGGTGGCGATCGGCGTCGCCATCATGTGGTCCAGGTCCGACCAGCGGGAGACCAAACGGGTGGACCGCGCGGCGGACAGGAATAATGACGCCGATCTGACCGCTTACAACGATATGTTTGCCAAATTGGCCGAACGCGACGCCAAGCTGGCTGAACGCAACAAGCTGGAAGGACGCTGA
- a CDS encoding helicase HerA-like domain-containing protein: MATKTTAEKLATIQKGYTLEGATIELGAAIIDGELHKDAPVRLPLAMMNRHGLVAGATGTGKTVTLHMMAEQLSTAGVPVFLADIKGDLSGLATAAAGSDKLTARTDSIGQAWQGKTFPVEFLALGGDGNGVPVRATVTSFGPILLSRIMELNDTQESSLQLVFYFADKNGLELIDLKDLRAVIQFLTSDEGKDQLEELGGLSKATAGVILREIVTLEAQGLEKFFGEPEFDTAELLRTAPDRRGVITCLELPTLQTKPMLFSTFLMWLLADLFEDLPEAGDLDKPKLVFFLDEAHLLFNDASKAFLEAITTTVRLIRSKGVGIFFVTQTPKDVPADVLGQLANRVQHALRAFTPEDAKALKATVSTFPLSDYDLEETLTSAGIGEAVITVMNEKGAPTPVALTRLRAPESVMGPSDEALVRSTVAGSALLGKYGTAVDNPSAYEKLTGKAAAPTGPAAGSPAGAPGTPAGYDVDAEARRIEQEILGRPSSRPAPASPQDPEPQYSEPDYGEPAPSKTRAKAPRAPRTRQSREPQPQPGGMMGDLGGVLGGALGGGLKSMARSMGTQLGRELLRGVFGTSSRRRRR, translated from the coding sequence ATGGCCACCAAAACCACAGCAGAGAAGCTTGCCACCATCCAGAAGGGCTACACGCTGGAAGGGGCCACCATCGAGCTGGGGGCCGCCATCATCGACGGCGAGCTGCACAAGGACGCGCCCGTGCGGCTGCCGCTGGCCATGATGAACCGGCACGGGCTGGTGGCGGGTGCCACCGGAACGGGCAAGACCGTCACGCTGCACATGATGGCCGAACAGCTGTCCACCGCCGGCGTCCCCGTCTTCCTGGCCGACATCAAGGGCGACCTGTCCGGCCTGGCCACAGCCGCCGCCGGCAGTGACAAACTCACGGCCCGCACGGACAGCATCGGTCAGGCGTGGCAGGGCAAAACGTTTCCGGTGGAGTTCCTGGCGCTGGGCGGCGACGGCAACGGCGTTCCCGTCCGCGCCACGGTGACCTCGTTCGGGCCCATCCTGCTCTCGCGCATCATGGAACTGAACGACACGCAGGAATCGAGCCTGCAGCTGGTCTTCTACTTCGCGGACAAGAACGGCCTGGAGCTGATTGACCTCAAGGACCTCCGCGCCGTCATCCAGTTCCTCACCTCGGATGAAGGCAAGGACCAGCTCGAGGAACTCGGCGGCCTGTCCAAAGCGACCGCGGGCGTGATCCTGCGGGAGATCGTGACCCTGGAGGCGCAGGGGCTGGAAAAGTTCTTCGGCGAGCCGGAGTTCGACACCGCCGAGCTGCTGCGCACCGCCCCGGACCGCCGCGGCGTAATCACCTGCCTGGAACTGCCCACCCTGCAGACCAAGCCCATGCTGTTCTCCACCTTCCTCATGTGGCTGCTGGCAGACCTGTTCGAGGACCTCCCCGAGGCCGGCGACCTGGACAAGCCCAAGCTGGTCTTCTTCCTGGACGAAGCCCACCTGCTGTTCAACGACGCGTCCAAGGCCTTCCTCGAGGCCATCACCACCACCGTCCGGCTCATCCGGTCCAAGGGTGTGGGCATCTTCTTCGTGACCCAGACGCCCAAGGATGTCCCCGCTGACGTCCTGGGCCAGCTGGCCAACCGGGTGCAGCATGCCCTGCGCGCCTTTACCCCCGAGGACGCCAAGGCGCTCAAGGCCACGGTGTCCACGTTCCCGCTCAGCGACTACGACCTCGAAGAGACGCTCACGTCCGCCGGTATCGGCGAGGCCGTCATCACCGTCATGAACGAGAAAGGCGCGCCCACCCCGGTGGCCCTCACCCGGCTCCGCGCCCCCGAGTCCGTCATGGGCCCCAGTGACGAGGCCCTGGTCCGCAGCACGGTGGCCGGTTCCGCGCTGCTGGGGAAGTACGGAACAGCGGTGGACAACCCGTCCGCGTACGAGAAGCTCACCGGCAAGGCTGCAGCTCCCACGGGTCCGGCGGCTGGATCTCCTGCCGGCGCACCCGGGACGCCGGCCGGGTACGACGTGGACGCCGAAGCCCGGCGGATCGAGCAGGAGATCCTGGGCCGGCCCAGCAGCAGGCCTGCGCCAGCCTCGCCGCAGGATCCGGAACCCCAGTACAGCGAACCGGATTACGGCGAGCCGGCGCCGTCCAAGACTCGGGCAAAAGCGCCGCGGGCCCCGCGGACGCGACAGTCCCGGGAGCCCCAGCCGCAGCCCGGCGGCATGATGGGTGACCTCGGAGGCGTACTCGGCGGTGCCCTGGGTGGCGGGCTCAAGAGCATGGCGCGGTCCATGGGCACGCAACTCGGACGCGAACTGCTCCGCGGAGTGTTCGGCACGTCCTCCCGGCGACGCCGCCGCTGA
- a CDS encoding NHL domain-containing thioredoxin family protein, with translation MSETVRTHARVRASELVGRNWLNTGGKSLDLEALRGKIVLLDFWTFCCINCLHVLDELRPLEEQYSDVLVTVGVHSPKFEHEADPVALAAAVERYEIHHPVLDDPELDTWKAYTARAWPTLVVIDPEGYIVAHLSGEGHADGLAVLIPELIAEHEAKGTLHRGSGPYVAPEATSGTLRFPGKALFLPAGRGSGAPAGTSDDGSSAGATAGGAADKGSWLVTDTGHHRLVELGTDFQTVLATFGSGTKGYADGSAAGDTASAQFNEPQGLVLLPEDVAAKAGYDVVIADSVNHRLRGLSLTDGKASTLAGNGIQRLLETGPARVDEEGAGFSGSLGSDPLEVALSSPWDVVWSRKLNAVVVAMAGTHQIFSFDPITGAVAIIAGNGLEGLLDGPAHEAWFAQSSGLAEDADGNIWVADSETSALRKLVIAEGGTVTVESAVGKGLFDFGFRDGPAAEARLQHPLGVTVLPDGSVAIADTYNGAVRRYDPASGTVSTLARGLAEPSDVIVDHTQSAGSEPLLVVVEANKHQLVYVPIPKEAQQVDEGASQTHRPKSPVAPGPLDLTVRFTAPTGQKLDDRWGDPTQLKISSTPPELLVSGGGTSVGLLRTLELSRDVPEGVLHITARAAACDGPETEDGEIPDHAACHLYQQDWGIPVVLQADGDTELVLDLRGMD, from the coding sequence ATGAGCGAAACCGTACGCACGCATGCCCGGGTCCGGGCCTCCGAACTGGTGGGCCGCAACTGGTTGAACACCGGCGGCAAGAGCCTGGACCTCGAGGCCCTGCGCGGCAAGATCGTGCTGCTCGATTTCTGGACCTTTTGCTGCATCAACTGCCTGCACGTCCTGGATGAGCTGCGGCCGCTGGAAGAGCAGTACTCGGACGTGCTGGTCACCGTGGGGGTCCACTCGCCCAAGTTCGAGCACGAGGCCGATCCGGTGGCGCTGGCCGCGGCCGTGGAGCGCTACGAGATCCACCACCCCGTGCTGGACGATCCGGAGCTGGACACGTGGAAGGCCTACACCGCCCGCGCCTGGCCCACCCTGGTGGTCATCGACCCCGAGGGCTACATCGTGGCCCACCTCTCCGGCGAGGGCCACGCGGACGGGCTCGCCGTGCTGATCCCCGAGCTCATCGCCGAACACGAGGCCAAAGGCACCCTGCACCGCGGCTCCGGCCCGTACGTGGCGCCCGAGGCGACCTCCGGGACCCTGCGCTTCCCCGGCAAGGCTTTGTTCCTGCCGGCGGGCCGAGGTTCCGGCGCTCCGGCTGGAACGTCCGACGACGGCTCCTCCGCAGGTGCCACGGCCGGCGGCGCCGCGGACAAGGGTTCCTGGCTGGTCACCGACACCGGCCACCACCGCCTGGTGGAGCTGGGCACCGACTTCCAGACCGTCCTGGCCACCTTCGGCTCGGGCACCAAGGGCTACGCCGATGGTTCCGCCGCGGGCGATACCGCCAGCGCACAGTTCAATGAGCCCCAGGGCCTGGTCCTGCTGCCGGAAGATGTGGCAGCCAAGGCCGGCTACGACGTCGTGATTGCCGACTCGGTCAACCACCGCCTGCGGGGACTCTCGCTCACGGACGGCAAGGCCTCCACCCTGGCCGGCAACGGCATCCAGCGGCTGCTGGAAACCGGCCCGGCACGCGTGGATGAAGAGGGTGCCGGGTTCAGCGGGTCGCTGGGCAGCGATCCGCTGGAGGTTGCCCTGAGCTCGCCGTGGGACGTGGTGTGGTCGCGCAAGCTGAACGCGGTGGTGGTGGCCATGGCCGGCACGCACCAGATTTTCAGCTTCGATCCCATCACCGGTGCGGTGGCCATCATTGCCGGCAACGGGCTGGAAGGCCTGCTCGACGGGCCCGCCCATGAGGCCTGGTTCGCCCAGTCCTCCGGCTTGGCCGAGGACGCCGACGGCAACATCTGGGTGGCCGATTCTGAAACCTCCGCCCTGCGCAAGCTGGTCATCGCCGAGGGCGGCACCGTCACCGTGGAGTCCGCGGTGGGCAAGGGCCTGTTCGACTTCGGCTTCCGCGACGGCCCCGCGGCAGAAGCACGCCTGCAGCACCCGCTCGGAGTGACAGTCCTGCCCGACGGCTCCGTGGCGATCGCGGACACCTACAACGGAGCCGTGCGCCGCTATGATCCCGCGTCCGGCACGGTGTCCACCCTGGCCCGCGGCCTCGCAGAGCCCTCGGACGTCATTGTTGACCACACACAGTCAGCCGGCTCGGAGCCCCTGCTGGTGGTGGTGGAGGCGAACAAACACCAGCTCGTCTACGTTCCCATCCCCAAGGAAGCACAGCAGGTGGATGAGGGAGCGTCCCAGACCCACCGACCCAAGAGCCCCGTGGCTCCCGGACCGCTGGATCTGACCGTCCGCTTCACCGCGCCCACCGGGCAGAAGCTCGACGACCGCTGGGGCGACCCCACGCAGCTGAAGATCTCCTCCACCCCGCCGGAGCTGCTGGTGTCCGGCGGCGGGACCTCCGTGGGACTGCTGCGTACCCTGGAGCTGTCCCGGGACGTGCCCGAGGGCGTGCTGCACATTACCGCCCGGGCCGCAGCCTGCGATGGCCCCGAGACCGAGGACGGCGAAATCCCCGACCACGCCGCCTGCCACCTGTACCAGCAGGACTGGGGCATCCCGGTGGTCCTGCAGGCCGATGGCGACACCGAACTGGTCCTGGACCTGCGCGGCATGGACTGA
- a CDS encoding endonuclease domain-containing protein, with product MQPDRGLYALPTAPPDLVAVLRNRELLTCSSAAAAYSLWSLPSDGRRHVYHRRQDAVCGDAVHHSGLLLPPSPLQPVAALADVLIHALRCLPFAESLVMVECAVTRGDMTVDFLRQRLPGHRNGRARAVLDWVDSGADSLLETLARTYFRKAGIQVQPQVYLERVGYVDLLLDGWLVVELDGRHHAEWKQVQKDHRRNNESVLQGYTALRYYYADVVFRPQEMVEQVLAVLKRRR from the coding sequence ATGCAACCCGACCGAGGGCTCTATGCGCTTCCGACGGCGCCTCCGGACTTGGTTGCCGTGCTGCGGAACCGGGAGCTGCTGACGTGTTCCAGCGCCGCGGCTGCTTACAGCCTTTGGTCACTCCCCTCGGACGGAAGGCGCCACGTTTACCACCGCCGGCAGGACGCTGTCTGTGGCGACGCCGTCCACCACAGTGGACTTCTCCTGCCGCCTTCCCCGCTTCAGCCGGTGGCCGCACTGGCAGATGTGTTGATCCATGCGCTGCGATGCCTGCCGTTCGCGGAGTCGCTGGTGATGGTGGAGTGCGCCGTCACGCGCGGCGACATGACTGTGGATTTCCTGCGCCAGCGGTTACCCGGACATCGCAACGGAAGGGCCAGGGCGGTCCTGGACTGGGTGGACAGTGGGGCGGATTCCCTCCTGGAGACCCTGGCACGGACGTACTTCCGCAAGGCAGGGATCCAAGTGCAGCCGCAGGTGTACCTGGAACGGGTGGGCTATGTGGATCTGCTGCTGGATGGCTGGCTGGTGGTGGAACTGGACGGGAGGCATCACGCGGAGTGGAAACAGGTTCAAAAGGACCATCGCCGCAACAACGAGTCGGTCCTGCAGGGGTACACGGCACTCCGCTACTACTACGCCGACGTGGTGTTCCGGCCGCAGGAGATGGTGGAGCAGGTGCTTGCGGTCCTGAAACGACGGCGGTAG
- a CDS encoding amino acid ABC transporter permease translates to MPPAAPPDGDRIQGRIPADYSSYRVVAARHPWRWVGTAVVALGVLAVAWSLATNPRWEWGVVAQWFTAQSVVIGLVETLKLTVISGVLGFVLGFILALMRLSASPLLVSVSWTFSWIFRSTPLLVQMLLWYNLGYLYEKISLGLPFTDVRFFEVQTTTLISQFAAAVLGLTLNQAAYSAEIIRGGILSVDQGQLEAAAALGIPAWRRSTRIVLPQAMRAILPTAFNEIIGLVKGTSIVYVLAYSELFYTVQVIYNRTQQVLPLLLVATLWYIVITSVLSVFQYYIERHYSKGAVRNLPLTPLQKARKFFATHAAVPNRRNF, encoded by the coding sequence GTGCCGCCGGCAGCGCCACCGGACGGAGACCGCATCCAGGGTCGGATCCCGGCGGACTACTCGTCCTACCGCGTGGTGGCAGCCAGGCATCCGTGGCGCTGGGTGGGGACTGCCGTCGTCGCGCTTGGTGTCCTTGCCGTGGCGTGGTCCCTGGCCACCAACCCGCGCTGGGAGTGGGGCGTGGTGGCCCAGTGGTTCACCGCCCAGTCCGTGGTCATCGGCCTGGTGGAAACCCTCAAGCTGACGGTAATCTCCGGCGTCCTGGGGTTTGTGCTCGGCTTCATCCTGGCGCTCATGCGGCTCTCGGCGTCGCCGCTGCTGGTCTCGGTGTCCTGGACGTTCTCCTGGATCTTCCGGTCCACGCCGTTGCTGGTCCAGATGCTCCTTTGGTACAACCTGGGCTACCTGTACGAAAAAATCAGCTTAGGGCTCCCCTTCACCGATGTCCGGTTCTTCGAGGTGCAGACCACCACACTGATCAGCCAGTTTGCGGCAGCAGTGCTGGGACTGACCCTGAACCAGGCGGCCTATTCGGCCGAGATCATCCGCGGCGGCATCCTCTCCGTGGACCAGGGCCAGCTGGAGGCGGCGGCGGCGCTGGGCATCCCGGCCTGGCGCCGCTCCACAAGGATCGTGCTGCCGCAGGCCATGCGGGCCATCCTGCCCACGGCGTTCAACGAGATCATCGGCCTGGTCAAGGGCACCTCGATCGTCTACGTCCTGGCCTACTCCGAGCTGTTCTACACGGTCCAGGTCATCTACAACCGCACGCAGCAGGTCCTGCCGCTGCTGCTGGTGGCCACGCTCTGGTACATCGTGATCACGTCCGTGCTGAGCGTCTTCCAGTACTACATCGAGCGGCACTACTCCAAGGGCGCGGTGCGGAACCTGCCGCTGACGCCCCTGCAGAAGGCCCGTAAATTCTTCGCCACCCACGCGGCGGTCCCCAACCGGAGGAACTTCTGA
- a CDS encoding amino acid ABC transporter ATP-binding protein translates to MTATLTAPPATRGLVEITGVRKSFGATEVLKGVSLTVEPGGVAVIVGPSGSGKSTLLRTINHLEKVDGGHITIDGQLVGYEIRGDRLHELREKEILKQRTEIGMVFQNFNLFPHLTALENVAEAPVVAQGRSKEDARRRGLELLDRVGLKDRAGAYPRQLSGGQQQRVAIARALALDPKILLFDEPTSALDPELVNEVLDVIRELATSGTTLIIVTHEMGFARDVADTVVFMDQGQIVEQGTPQEIFSNPQEPRTRSFFSKVLEPAFNI, encoded by the coding sequence ATGACTGCAACCCTTACCGCCCCTCCTGCCACCCGCGGCCTGGTGGAAATCACCGGCGTCCGCAAGTCCTTCGGCGCCACCGAAGTCCTCAAAGGCGTCAGCCTGACCGTCGAGCCGGGCGGGGTGGCCGTGATCGTGGGCCCCTCCGGCTCCGGCAAATCCACCCTGCTGCGCACCATCAACCACCTGGAGAAGGTGGACGGCGGGCACATCACCATCGACGGGCAGCTGGTGGGCTACGAAATCCGCGGCGACCGGCTGCACGAGCTGCGCGAAAAGGAGATCCTGAAACAGCGCACCGAGATCGGCATGGTGTTCCAAAACTTCAACCTGTTCCCGCACCTCACCGCACTGGAGAACGTGGCCGAAGCACCGGTGGTAGCGCAGGGACGCTCGAAAGAAGACGCCCGCCGCCGCGGCCTGGAACTGCTGGACCGCGTGGGGCTCAAGGACCGGGCCGGCGCCTACCCGCGCCAGCTCTCCGGCGGCCAGCAGCAGCGTGTCGCCATCGCCCGCGCCCTGGCCCTGGACCCCAAGATCCTGCTGTTCGACGAACCCACCTCCGCCCTGGACCCCGAGCTGGTCAACGAAGTGCTGGACGTGATCCGCGAACTCGCCACGTCCGGCACCACGCTGATCATCGTCACGCACGAGATGGGCTTCGCCCGCGACGTGGCGGACACCGTGGTGTTCATGGACCAGGGCCAGATCGTGGAACAGGGCACCCCGCAGGAAATCTTCAGCAACCCCCAGGAACCGCGCACCCGGAGTTTCTTCTCCAAGGTGCTCGAACCGGCCTTCAACATCTAA
- a CDS encoding GNAT family N-acetyltransferase, with product MTAEPHLRPRPLDPASLAVLSLPMHDPRVRPLLDELAVEYDTRYGDLFGRSAAAEELNRYPAAEFEEPHGALLIIQEDGESIAGGAFRSYDQTTAELKRIWTHSDHRRRGLARLVLAELEALASARGYTRLYLTTGPRQPEAKHLYLSTGYQAQFDLDADPETIGHLAFTKDLPTLL from the coding sequence GTGACCGCAGAACCCCACCTTCGTCCCAGGCCTCTTGACCCTGCCAGCCTGGCGGTCCTCAGCCTGCCCATGCACGATCCGCGCGTCCGGCCGCTCCTGGACGAGCTCGCCGTCGAATATGACACCCGGTACGGGGACCTGTTCGGCCGCTCGGCTGCCGCGGAGGAACTGAACCGCTACCCGGCTGCCGAATTCGAGGAACCGCACGGCGCCCTGCTGATCATCCAGGAGGACGGCGAGTCAATCGCCGGCGGGGCGTTCCGGAGCTATGACCAAACCACCGCGGAACTGAAGCGCATCTGGACGCACTCGGACCACCGCCGTCGTGGTTTGGCCCGGCTGGTACTGGCCGAGCTGGAAGCCCTGGCCAGCGCCCGCGGCTACACCCGTCTGTACCTCACCACCGGCCCCCGGCAGCCCGAGGCCAAGCACCTCTACCTGAGCACCGGCTACCAGGCGCAGTTCGACCTGGACGCCGATCCGGAAACCATCGGGCACCTGGCGTTCACCAAGGACCTGCCAACCCTGCTGTAG
- a CDS encoding FAD/NAD(P)-binding protein: MPATLPAIVFIGGGPRTAGVLERIAANRPDVFAGPLQIHVVEPHIPGSGRIWRYDQDPGLLLNSMAADITMFTDASVDCSGPTAPGPGLAEWGAGVLDASITDVPDFPQPLWDQLRALTATTFPTRQLQSQYLEWFFRRAARSLGRSVTVHRTTAVGITALASGSHGVDLANGRTLHADIVVTALGHTDSRPDAISAGFTDFAARHGGYHAAPSYTTDVDYSPIAPGQDVIVAGMGLAFVDLLVLLMEGRGGRFEETSDGGLRYLPSGREPRLWAGSRRGVPYHSKISAALRGQAPGPLQFFTKTAVEALLQQHGELDFRRHLWPLIAKEAGHYYYRELLTGSPDRAAMGWDEFAAAYAGLDWYSRERADLVAAAVPDSGLHLDLERLDRPFEGLHFRDHAEVQEAVAHYIDNDLRLRDGPDHPETFALFLALLHVYMEVGRMVPPERLNARSQQVIHGWWHGFFSFVDSGPPPHRLRQMLALHRAGVLQFLGPGLQVSADEATGLFAASSAQSGVTVTAKALIEARLPSTSVARSLNPVLASLYGSGLGSEQQLLTSDGIHSTGKLLVSPQHQLVGADGVPQPTLFGVGPGTSGWGAGAFARPNTNAAPFRENDALARAVLGVARDLAARATITPEPAAAGKN, translated from the coding sequence ATGCCAGCCACCCTCCCGGCCATCGTCTTCATCGGCGGCGGACCGCGCACGGCGGGCGTGCTGGAGCGGATCGCCGCCAACCGGCCGGACGTCTTCGCCGGCCCCCTGCAGATCCATGTGGTGGAGCCGCACATCCCGGGGTCGGGCCGCATCTGGCGGTATGACCAGGACCCCGGGCTCCTCCTGAATTCGATGGCCGCGGACATCACCATGTTCACCGACGCGTCCGTTGACTGCTCCGGTCCCACCGCGCCCGGCCCGGGGCTGGCCGAGTGGGGCGCCGGCGTACTGGACGCCTCCATCACCGACGTTCCTGACTTCCCCCAGCCGCTGTGGGACCAGCTGCGGGCCCTGACCGCCACCACGTTTCCCACCCGGCAGCTGCAGAGCCAGTACCTCGAGTGGTTCTTCCGCCGCGCCGCCAGGTCCTTGGGCCGCAGCGTGACGGTGCACCGGACCACCGCCGTGGGCATCACAGCACTAGCCTCCGGTAGCCACGGGGTTGACCTGGCCAACGGCCGGACCCTCCACGCGGACATTGTGGTGACCGCGCTGGGCCACACCGACTCCCGCCCGGACGCCATATCCGCCGGTTTCACGGACTTCGCTGCCCGGCACGGCGGCTACCACGCGGCACCCAGCTACACTACCGACGTCGACTACTCCCCCATCGCTCCCGGCCAGGACGTGATCGTGGCCGGGATGGGCCTGGCGTTCGTGGACCTGCTGGTCCTCCTCATGGAGGGGCGCGGCGGCAGGTTTGAGGAGACGTCCGACGGCGGGCTGCGCTACCTGCCGTCCGGACGCGAACCACGGCTGTGGGCGGGGTCGCGGCGGGGCGTGCCGTACCACTCCAAGATTTCCGCAGCCCTGCGGGGACAGGCGCCGGGGCCGCTGCAGTTCTTCACCAAAACCGCGGTGGAGGCCCTGCTGCAGCAGCACGGCGAGCTGGACTTCCGCCGGCACCTCTGGCCCCTGATCGCCAAGGAAGCCGGGCACTACTACTACCGCGAGCTGCTGACCGGAAGCCCTGACCGGGCCGCCATGGGCTGGGACGAGTTTGCCGCCGCCTATGCCGGACTGGACTGGTACAGCCGCGAGCGCGCGGACCTGGTTGCCGCCGCAGTCCCGGATTCCGGCCTGCACTTGGACCTGGAGCGGCTGGACCGTCCCTTCGAGGGCCTCCACTTCCGTGACCACGCCGAGGTGCAGGAAGCCGTCGCTCATTACATCGACAATGACTTGCGGCTCCGGGACGGCCCGGACCACCCCGAGACCTTTGCCCTCTTCCTGGCCCTGCTGCACGTCTATATGGAGGTGGGGCGCATGGTCCCGCCCGAGCGGCTGAACGCACGCTCGCAGCAGGTCATCCACGGCTGGTGGCACGGCTTCTTCAGCTTCGTGGACTCCGGTCCGCCGCCCCACCGGCTCCGCCAGATGCTGGCGCTGCACCGGGCGGGCGTGCTGCAGTTCCTGGGTCCGGGCCTGCAGGTTTCCGCCGACGAAGCCACCGGGTTGTTTGCTGCTTCGTCCGCGCAGTCGGGGGTAACGGTCACGGCCAAGGCCCTGATCGAGGCCAGGCTGCCGTCCACCTCGGTGGCCCGCTCGCTCAACCCCGTGCTCGCCTCGCTGTACGGGAGCGGCCTGGGCAGCGAGCAGCAGCTGCTGACCTCGGACGGCATCCACTCCACCGGGAAACTCCTGGTCTCCCCGCAGCACCAGCTGGTGGGCGCCGACGGCGTACCCCAGCCCACCTTATTTGGCGTTGGCCCGGGCACATCGGGCTGGGGCGCCGGCGCCTTTGCCCGGCCCAACACCAACGCCGCGCCGTTCCGGGAGAACGATGCCCTGGCCCGGGCCGTCCTCGGCGTTGCCCGGGACCTGGCTGCCCGGGCCACAATTACTCCAGAACCAGCCGCCGCCGGAAAGAACTAA